AATTTGAGCTCTCTTACCAGCTAAATAACCAGTCAAATAAGCTGAAACTATATTACCTGTATTCAAAGTAAATCCTAATTTTTTCAAATCAACAGACTTTGCTGCAGTAATAATTTTATCACCATTACCATCATAATCTACAAATTGAACTAGCACATTACTATTAGACCTTCTAACAACGATTCTCGTAAAACCACTCTTTAAAAGTTCTAATCTTTGTGCATAATCAGTTTGACCCCTAATCCTTCTATTAAATCTAAATACTCTATTTTTATTTCTATTTCTTGCCATTTTCTACCTCCAATAACAAGTTATTCTGCTCTAGATAAAGAGCAAGATGCCTCTTATTTCTAAAAAAGTTACCCTTACTTTTTCTGTATAAATTTCTATAAGTCTTAACATCTAACTTACCATCTTCTTTTAATTTAGTAAGCATCGACCTAAGTGCTCTAATCTTAATAATCCATTTATCCTTAGTATTAAATCTTGCATTAGCAGTTCCTTTTCTTGAACCTTGACCAGACCTTCTACCTTTAGCTCTTTGAATAATAATCTTATTTGCATTAGTTCTAGAATTACCTTTTTTAGGTAATTTCTTAATAATTTTTTCTTCAATTAAAGCTTTAACATCTTCCCTTGAAATAAGTTCTTTCAAACTCTTTTTAGCCTCAGCAGAATCTCCTACAAATTTAACTCTTTGTTTTGAAACTCCAAGAGCTCTTGCAGCCAAATTCTTTTGTTTACCTAAGTCAACCATTTTATTTTACAGCCTCCTCAGATTTTTTATCTTCAGCTTTAGGTTTATCTGCCTTCTTTTCAGTAGATTTTTTCTCTACTTTCTTTTTAGGCTCTTTAGATAATGACTTAATAGTTCCATCGATATCGAAAACATTTGCAAAACCAATTTTTAGTTTTTTACCTTCTTCCAAGATTGCAACCTTTTTCTTTCCACCAACAGTTCTACCAATAACTGCAACTTCATCCTTAACATTAAGCTTATTTAAATCAGCAACATTATTAACAACTACTTCTTTAAATCCAGCCTTATTAAGACCTCTAACTTCTTTAGGAGAACCAAAACCAACTTCAGGCATTCCTTTATGACCCCTCCTTCTAAGTCTCATCTTAGACTGGTATCCTTTAGGCTTTCTCCAACCATCGCCTTTAAATTTAGCGAATTGATTAGTTTGTTGCCTAGTATATGTAGGTTTTCTCTTCTTAACTAAAGCTCTAACCTTTAATAAATCCTTAACCATTTTTATTGATAACTCCTATGCGGTTTAGTAGTAATATAAATTCCATCTTGAACAACCCTTCTATCTAAATGAGAAATCTTACATAATTGCTCAATACTTGCAGCAGCTTGTCCAGTTTTCTCTTTATCAATACCCGTAACAGTAATGTCTTTACCTTTAATAACAACTTTTACATCAGAAGAAACTTCAAATGATCTTGGAACTTTCTCACCTAAAAGATTCTTAACATAAAAGATATTTCCTTTCAATTCAACAGTCATAGGGAATTTTGCAAACACCACAACCAAATTATACTCGAAACCTGATGTAACACCTAAAACCATGTTTTTAATATGAGCTTTAAATGTGAACATCATTTTTTTCTCTCTTTGAGAAAACCTATCAGTACTAATTATAACATTGTCTGACTCAACTTTTAATTGAACATTAGGACATTTAAAATCTCTTGTAAGTTCTCCTTTCTCACCTTTAACAGTTAAAGTTATACCTTCAATTGTTGCAGTTGTGCCTTCTAAAGGAACTTCAATAGATAATGAATCCCACTGTTTCTTTACTTTTTCTTGTTTGGAAACCATTTTGAATATAACTAGTAACAATAAGCTACAAGTGTACCTCCAACATTTAATTCCTTAGCTTGTTTTTGAGTCAAAAGACCTTTATTAGTTGAAATAATTAATACTCCAAAGTCTTTAGCAGGTAAAAACCTTCTCTCAAACATTTCAAGCTCCTCTATTTTAACAGGATATCTTGGCTTAATTGCAAAACATTTATTGATTGTACCTAAAAGATTAACCTCAATTAATCCTTGTTTACTATCAGCAATCATTTCGTATGAACCAACATAACCGTTTTCTTTTAACACATCTAAAACCTTAACCATTAATTTACTATTCTTCATAGTAACTGTTTTGTTAAGTGCCTTTACGGCATTATTAATTTTAGACAATGAATCTGAAATTGGATCGTTTAATACCATTTTATAAATTTGACCTCTCAAATTTTAAAATTGTTCCGAAAATTTTATTTAACTGAACCATTTTAATTTAATTTCTTAAAGCCTAGCTTTGAAGCATTTAATCTAAAACATCTTCTACAAATGTTTAAACCATATTTACTAATATGTCCTCTAGTTGTTCCACAAGTTTCACATCGTGTAACTCCAAACCCATAATCTCTCTCATTTGGTTTGTTGTGTTTTATATATTTATTTAATTTCGCAGGCTTTGCAGATAATTGGTTGAAAACCTTTGAAAAATCTTTAGCTGTCATTTTAAATAATGCTCACCTCGAAATTGTTTTTCATAAAACCTAAAACTTCGTCCTTCTTAATCCTATGTCTTTGAGGAACCTTAGCTGGTCTTATTTTTCTACTCTTAATTCTAAATCCTGCTCTCTTAAAAGTTGCAGTAAGTTCGAAACCCATAATTCCAATCTCAGAATCGTACTTCATACCATTAAGATCCAGATATTCTGAAACTCCAACGGAAAAATTACCATTACCATCAATTGAGGAACCATTAAATTTCTTACCTTTTGAATCTAAAACCCATTTTAAAAATGTCTTAGCTTCAACTCCTCTCATAGTTACTTTGTAACCAATAGGTAAACCTGGTCTAATTTGCCAAGTTGCAAGTCTTCTTTTAGCAACATTCTTTACTGGAGTTTTATTAGTAACAATTCTAAGCAATTTCTCTGCTTTAACCATACCAGGTTTATCATTACCAACACAAATATTTACTGTAACTTTATCTAAGATAAGATTTCTCATCACATTAACAGTACCATCAGTTTTAGTC
The window above is part of the Candidatus Woesearchaeota archaeon genome. Proteins encoded here:
- a CDS encoding 30S ribosomal protein S8; the encoded protein is MVLNDPISDSLSKINNAVKALNKTVTMKNSKLMVKVLDVLKENGYVGSYEMIADSKQGLIEVNLLGTINKCFAIKPRYPVKIEELEMFERRFLPAKDFGVLIISTNKGLLTQKQAKELNVGGTLVAYCY
- a CDS encoding 50S ribosomal protein L6 — protein: MVSKQEKVKKQWDSLSIEVPLEGTTATIEGITLTVKGEKGELTRDFKCPNVQLKVESDNVIISTDRFSQREKKMMFTFKAHIKNMVLGVTSGFEYNLVVVFAKFPMTVELKGNIFYVKNLLGEKVPRSFEVSSDVKVVIKGKDITVTGIDKEKTGQAAASIEQLCKISHLDRRVVQDGIYITTKPHRSYQ
- a CDS encoding 30S ribosomal protein S14, with the protein product MKHNKPNERDYGFGVTRCETCGTTRGHISKYGLNICRRCFRLNASKLGFKKLN
- the rpl32e gene encoding 50S ribosomal protein L32e (contacts helix 25 of domain II of the 23S rRNA) — its product is MVKDLLKVRALVKKRKPTYTRQQTNQFAKFKGDGWRKPKGYQSKMRLRRRGHKGMPEVGFGSPKEVRGLNKAGFKEVVVNNVADLNKLNVKDEVAVIGRTVGGKKKVAILEEGKKLKIGFANVFDIDGTIKSLSKEPKKKVEKKSTEKKADKPKAEDKKSEEAVK
- a CDS encoding 50S ribosomal protein L5 — protein: MAVEKTRTKTKTKTDGTVNVMRNLILDKVTVNICVGNDKPGMVKAEKLLRIVTNKTPVKNVAKRRLATWQIRPGLPIGYKVTMRGVEAKTFLKWVLDSKGKKFNGSSIDGNGNFSVGVSEYLDLNGMKYDSEIGIMGFELTATFKRAGFRIKSRKIRPAKVPQRHRIKKDEVLGFMKNNFEVSII
- a CDS encoding 50S ribosomal protein L18; protein product: MARNRNKNRVFRFNRRIRGQTDYAQRLELLKSGFTRIVVRRSNSNVLVQFVDYDGNGDKIITAAKSVDLKKLGFTLNTGNIVSAYLTGYLAGKRAQIAKVKGDCIVDFGLQSSLHGSRLFAAVKGVVDSGVKVRVGEAVFPSEERLSGAHLSAKDVNKVVEATKKAIEGMK
- a CDS encoding 50S ribosomal protein L19e, with the protein product MVDLGKQKNLAARALGVSKQRVKFVGDSAEAKKSLKELISREDVKALIEEKIIKKLPKKGNSRTNANKIIIQRAKGRRSGQGSRKGTANARFNTKDKWIIKIRALRSMLTKLKEDGKLDVKTYRNLYRKSKGNFFRNKRHLALYLEQNNLLLEVENGKK